The following coding sequences lie in one Thalassoglobus polymorphus genomic window:
- a CDS encoding RNA polymerase sigma factor, producing the protein MIVCEPFDEEYVRLLLDGSEDEVKEGIELIHHHLRFGICGWLRERFPGLQSADLEEVWADVITGILEAKDFDPEQPLLPFLRAIAFRRATDRLRRQDARDRLVDAVGGFLRNTKIGGTWSELNQLERCEVMELIRKAISQLPNRQKLVMDVFVGDFPETASMPELQRLVSERAGKPETLAAVKRALQEARAKVRKLLVDKGYNFGKQGEL; encoded by the coding sequence GTGATAGTGTGTGAACCGTTTGATGAGGAATACGTCCGCCTTTTGCTTGACGGTTCCGAAGACGAAGTGAAGGAAGGGATCGAGTTGATCCACCATCACCTGCGTTTCGGAATCTGCGGGTGGCTGCGTGAGCGGTTTCCGGGATTGCAGTCAGCAGATCTTGAAGAGGTTTGGGCTGATGTCATCACCGGCATTCTCGAAGCGAAGGATTTCGATCCTGAGCAACCACTTCTTCCGTTTCTTCGCGCGATTGCATTTCGGCGTGCGACTGACCGTCTGCGTCGTCAGGATGCCAGAGATCGGCTGGTCGACGCGGTCGGTGGATTTCTCAGGAACACCAAGATTGGAGGTACGTGGAGTGAACTCAATCAGCTTGAACGTTGTGAGGTGATGGAGTTGATCCGAAAGGCAATTAGTCAGCTCCCGAATCGCCAAAAACTTGTCATGGATGTTTTCGTAGGCGACTTTCCCGAAACGGCTTCAATGCCAGAACTGCAACGCCTTGTGTCCGAAAGGGCCGGCAAGCCGGAAACTCTGGCAGCCGTGAAGCGTGCGTTGCAGGAGGCAAGAGCGAAGGTCAGGAAGTTGCTGGTAGACAAAGGGTACAACTTTGGAAAGCAAGGTGAGCTATGA
- a CDS encoding ATP-binding protein, protein MAKLKPWYQVVTPREDLRENRPMDASEFAVHLDHIRQKRDNVSPDYIEPARFFERTFLTGSLLDLSSQVVRRLSGVQVETSAVFNMATQFGGGKTHSLTTLWHLATCGEKAKSYKGVERILAKAQISQVPKARVAVFVGTEFDAIQGRGGDGEPVRKTPWGEIAWQLRGQEGFDLVAEHDAKGIAPGGDVLQKLLGSEPALILIDELMNYISRARKLEMRDQFFVFLQSLCEEARAHNNVVVCVSIPASEDLEMSPEDVRDFQSLKKLLDRLGKAIMMSADAEIAEIIRRRLFEWDLFDTEAKKVATAYADWAVDHAQELSGIDSDTAHELFKTCYPFHPSVLSVFERKWQSLPRFQRTRGILRLLALWVAHAYQDEHRKAMREPLITLGSAPLEDPIFRSAMFEQLGSNELEVPLTTDIAGKKDAHAVRLDREASDAIKKSNLHRKVASAIFFESNGGMSQSKAVATLPEIRAAVGTPDLNMVDVENVLEGLVGSCYYLNWDKNHYRFGLTPNLNQILVTRRGAVQGKEISERIKQDTQDLFNKGTKALDRRFFPERSNDVPNRPVLTLAVMGLDHLVGDRATEKLLETIVRECGTSGRTYKSALLFAVPDGSDAIHDATRDVLAWEAIEDDTDTRKQLDEGQERLLKKNLGRAKSDMKEAIWRTYRYLYLLGKDNKLRQIDLGQITSSQASNLVELYVNELSRTDEITSGVGANKLLKYWPPALTEWSTKGVRDAFYSSPQLPRLLDADTIKRTIADGVSHGTLGYAVKQSSGQFKLLHFDESLAESDVEIAEDVFILRAEDAQKLREPPRLDRITIRPTDVTLKPGEQASFSCSGVDQYGEACSIPTTKWTSSGGEITPDGLYKASSDNEGGLFTIKAESEGLEAIAEVRIVKPQETTGGGSGPGDDLPPSQKAIRWEGTVPPQKWMNFYTKVLSRFASSDGLRLKVSFEVPADGEQGQSKADEARSGLKELGLDDNVKLG, encoded by the coding sequence ATGGCGAAGCTGAAACCCTGGTATCAAGTAGTTACGCCCCGCGAAGATTTGCGGGAGAATCGACCGATGGATGCCTCTGAGTTTGCGGTCCATCTGGATCATATTCGGCAGAAGCGGGACAACGTCTCGCCTGACTACATTGAACCAGCGAGGTTCTTCGAGCGAACATTCTTGACGGGCAGCCTTTTGGACCTGTCATCACAGGTTGTGCGCAGACTATCCGGGGTTCAGGTTGAGACCTCGGCTGTCTTCAATATGGCGACTCAGTTTGGCGGTGGGAAAACCCACTCACTGACAACGTTGTGGCATCTGGCGACCTGTGGAGAAAAAGCGAAATCCTATAAGGGTGTCGAGCGGATTCTGGCCAAAGCTCAGATTTCCCAAGTGCCCAAAGCCCGTGTAGCTGTTTTTGTGGGAACAGAGTTCGACGCCATTCAGGGGCGAGGGGGGGACGGAGAACCTGTTCGCAAGACTCCCTGGGGCGAGATCGCCTGGCAACTGCGTGGTCAGGAAGGTTTCGACCTTGTTGCTGAGCACGACGCCAAAGGGATCGCTCCCGGTGGCGATGTGTTGCAGAAGTTATTGGGGAGCGAGCCCGCTCTGATTCTCATCGACGAGCTGATGAACTACATCAGTCGGGCACGCAAGCTGGAAATGCGTGATCAGTTCTTCGTCTTTCTGCAAAGCCTGTGTGAAGAAGCTCGCGCTCACAACAACGTCGTGGTGTGTGTGTCGATTCCGGCTTCCGAAGACCTGGAGATGTCCCCCGAAGATGTCCGGGATTTCCAATCCCTGAAGAAGCTGCTCGATCGCCTGGGCAAGGCGATCATGATGTCGGCCGATGCCGAGATTGCCGAAATCATTCGGCGCAGACTGTTTGAATGGGACTTGTTTGACACCGAGGCTAAGAAAGTGGCGACCGCATATGCCGACTGGGCTGTCGACCATGCCCAGGAACTGAGCGGGATTGATTCCGATACGGCCCACGAGTTGTTCAAGACCTGCTATCCATTCCATCCCTCTGTGTTGTCCGTCTTTGAGCGGAAGTGGCAGAGCCTGCCCCGCTTTCAACGGACACGCGGCATTCTGCGGTTGCTGGCGTTGTGGGTGGCCCATGCATATCAGGACGAACACCGCAAAGCGATGCGTGAACCGTTGATTACACTCGGTTCCGCTCCTCTGGAAGACCCGATTTTCCGTTCCGCCATGTTCGAGCAACTTGGTTCCAACGAACTTGAAGTTCCGCTCACAACGGATATTGCTGGAAAGAAGGATGCCCACGCGGTTCGCCTGGATCGTGAAGCATCTGACGCAATCAAGAAGTCGAACCTGCACCGGAAGGTTGCCTCGGCGATCTTCTTTGAGTCGAACGGCGGCATGAGCCAATCGAAGGCGGTCGCAACACTCCCGGAAATACGGGCTGCTGTGGGCACCCCTGACCTCAATATGGTCGACGTCGAAAATGTGCTCGAAGGATTGGTGGGGAGTTGTTACTACCTCAACTGGGACAAAAACCACTACCGCTTTGGACTGACTCCCAACCTGAATCAGATTCTGGTCACCCGCCGTGGTGCTGTTCAGGGGAAAGAGATCAGCGAACGTATCAAGCAGGACACACAGGATCTCTTCAATAAGGGAACCAAAGCTCTCGACCGTCGATTCTTTCCTGAACGCAGCAATGATGTCCCGAATCGTCCCGTCCTGACACTGGCTGTGATGGGACTGGATCATCTGGTGGGCGATCGTGCGACTGAAAAGTTGCTTGAAACGATTGTGCGTGAGTGTGGTACATCTGGCCGGACCTACAAATCAGCCTTACTGTTTGCCGTCCCAGATGGCTCCGACGCGATCCACGATGCTACACGCGATGTATTGGCCTGGGAGGCGATCGAAGACGACACCGATACGCGCAAACAGTTGGATGAAGGTCAGGAGCGTCTTCTGAAGAAGAACCTCGGGCGTGCTAAGTCCGATATGAAAGAGGCCATCTGGCGAACGTACCGCTATCTTTATCTGCTCGGCAAAGACAACAAACTGCGACAGATCGACCTCGGCCAGATCACGTCGAGCCAGGCTAGCAACCTTGTTGAGTTGTATGTCAACGAGTTGAGCCGGACAGATGAAATCACCTCAGGTGTGGGTGCCAATAAGTTGCTGAAGTATTGGCCGCCCGCATTGACGGAGTGGTCCACAAAGGGAGTCCGTGATGCATTCTATTCATCGCCACAACTTCCTCGGCTGCTCGATGCCGACACTATCAAGCGGACGATCGCTGATGGGGTCAGTCACGGCACACTGGGATACGCGGTCAAACAAAGTAGCGGCCAGTTCAAGCTTCTCCATTTCGACGAGAGTCTCGCTGAAAGTGATGTCGAGATTGCGGAGGATGTTTTTATTCTCAGAGCGGAGGACGCCCAGAAGCTCCGTGAGCCACCAAGATTGGATCGCATCACTATCCGCCCCACTGACGTTACGTTGAAGCCCGGCGAGCAAGCATCGTTTTCCTGCTCGGGAGTCGATCAGTACGGCGAAGCGTGTTCGATCCCAACCACAAAATGGACTTCGTCGGGTGGCGAGATCACACCCGACGGACTCTACAAGGCGAGCAGCGACAATGAAGGTGGCTTGTTTACCATAAAAGCCGAATCAGAGGGTCTGGAAGCCATTGCTGAAGTCCGGATCGTGAAGCCGCAAGAGACGACTGGAGGCGGGTCAGGGCCAGGTGATGATCTACCACCAAGTCAAAAGGCGATTCGCTGGGAGGGAACCGTACCGCCTCAAAAATGGATGAACTTTTATACAAAAGTGCTCAGCCGATTTGCGTCAAGTGATGGGCTGAGGTTGAAAGTATCGTTTGAGGTCCCCGCTGACGGCGAGCAAGGGCAATCCAAGGCTGACGAAGCACGCTCAGGCCTGAAGGAACTGGGACTAGACGACAACGTGAAGCTGGGTTGA